Genomic segment of Ignavibacteria bacterium:
GATCTCATAGATATAAGTTCCTGATGGAAGTCTTGAAGCATTGAATTCCACAGAATACCTTCCCTGCTCCTTGTACTCATTTACAAGAGTTGTAACTTCCTTTCCCAGCATGTCATAGATCTTGAGGGTCACCTTTGAAGCCTTCGGAATCTGATAGTTTATGACGGTTGAGGGGTTAAAAGGATTAGGGTAATTCTGGCTTAAGCCGTATTCCACAACAGGCTTCACATCAGAATAATTTACCTCAATAAAGCCGTTCTTTTTAAGACTACTTCCGGTTGAATAAGTTTTTGAAATTGTACTTACCACGCCTGAATGGTCAATTAGAGACATATCCGAACTTATTCTAAGCTTTACGGCCCTGTTTCCAATTCCCTTTAAGAGTAGCTTGTAGTATTCAGGCCTTTTCTTATTAACGTCCTTATTGGAATAGCTCACACCTGCAAGATTCTTCAGGACTTCTTTGGATGTGGCATCAACAAGGTCAAGCGAGTAGTTTACTACTTCACCGTCTTTAAGACTCTTCAGAACTTTAGCTGAATCGCTTGTAAAATACGAATATGAGTAGGTTAGTTCTGAATTGTCACCCACGCTGAAAGCTCTGGTTTCGATGAAATTCCTCTGTGCTTTGGCTGAGTCGCTTTCCTCATTGAAATCTACCTGACTTCCGT
This window contains:
- a CDS encoding T9SS type A sorting domain-containing protein; this translates as MYHRLDVDGNNAVTFSNACEVSQGSGYYVNTNPSITLSGGLPKVSWIGYDRVVTYLQNALFRGKTGSTTWGSVYTYGTSGNNAVSVSLDKVGPSGYFLSYGDDCGDIRYVKSTSPSTVRYADNTGSYVQVKGGPDFNNSFIESFHNESLPFYFSSSSTVSVLGKTNTETISGRGLNITKGGLGLSFNLKDVRLDGSQVDFNEESDSAKAQRNFIETRAFSVGDNSELTYSYSYFTSDSAKVLKSLKDGEVVNYSLDLVDATSKEVLKNLAGVSYSNKDVNKKRPEYYKLLLKGIGNRAVKLRISSDMSLIDHSGVVSTISKTYSTGSSLKKNGFIEVNYSDVKPVVEYGLSQNYPNPFNPSTVINYQIPKASKVTLKIYDMLGKEVTTLVNEYKEQGRYSVEFNASRLPSGTYIYEIRTNDFVKSGKMLLLK